In Stieleria varia, one genomic interval encodes:
- a CDS encoding agmatine deiminase family protein: MRLPGEEPRIRFPGRDLCNPQAMHLSVIFQRLFSRLLATACLCSVLSSAWAQSQRTTVSTSTSSESTQLTPIRLPGEFEPQRAVLLSISDWQPHHFPVLTQIAEKTAGQVNLLILYNDLKQLSPAIVALARTGLPLSHVYFSPMELDTIWMRDYGPRLAATDDGCLSIDFFYEGSRPRDDKMPVTWASATSVPMRTVRWTVQGGNLIFNGQGLGVTSTRIFEDNYIRFPHQSRPFDPELERRNMVTSEFKRACNLSELVVLEPLQNEITKHVDMFLTFLDKDHVLVGELDRFRDPINAAILDRNAQRLGQVTVEGKPLRVSRIPMPTRDGTQWSSYTNIIMAGNLILMSTFDSDPPDVLAAAKATYERLAPGKVVETVDLTSMKALQGSLHCLSMNMPEFAPWPKLVYSYESFRTQVPQEIIDAK, from the coding sequence GTGAGACTACCCGGCGAAGAACCACGCATCCGTTTTCCAGGTCGGGATCTCTGCAACCCACAAGCCATGCATCTCTCAGTGATTTTCCAACGCCTCTTCTCCCGGTTGCTTGCCACTGCCTGCCTTTGCAGCGTTCTCTCGTCGGCTTGGGCTCAGTCCCAACGCACAACCGTCAGCACGAGCACTTCGTCGGAATCGACGCAACTGACTCCCATTCGGCTGCCCGGCGAGTTCGAGCCGCAACGGGCTGTCCTATTGAGCATCAGTGATTGGCAGCCCCATCATTTCCCGGTTCTGACACAGATTGCTGAGAAGACGGCCGGCCAAGTCAACTTGTTGATTCTGTACAACGATTTGAAACAGCTCAGCCCTGCGATCGTCGCGTTGGCGCGAACCGGACTGCCTTTGTCGCACGTCTACTTTTCGCCCATGGAATTGGACACGATTTGGATGCGGGACTACGGCCCACGATTGGCCGCGACCGATGACGGCTGTCTCTCGATCGATTTCTTCTACGAAGGCAGTCGGCCGCGTGATGACAAGATGCCGGTCACTTGGGCGAGCGCGACCAGCGTCCCGATGCGAACGGTTCGCTGGACCGTGCAAGGCGGCAATTTGATTTTCAACGGCCAAGGTCTCGGGGTCACCAGCACGCGGATCTTTGAAGACAACTACATTCGTTTTCCTCATCAGTCTCGTCCCTTCGATCCCGAACTTGAGCGGCGCAATATGGTGACCAGCGAGTTCAAACGGGCGTGCAATTTGAGCGAGTTGGTGGTCTTGGAGCCACTGCAAAACGAGATCACCAAACACGTGGACATGTTCCTGACGTTTCTCGACAAGGATCATGTGTTGGTCGGAGAACTGGATCGATTCCGTGATCCCATCAACGCCGCCATTCTGGATCGTAACGCACAACGACTCGGCCAAGTCACTGTGGAGGGGAAACCGCTACGGGTCTCGCGGATTCCGATGCCGACTCGTGATGGAACGCAGTGGAGTTCGTACACAAACATCATCATGGCTGGAAATCTGATCCTGATGTCCACGTTCGACTCCGATCCACCCGATGTCCTGGCGGCGGCGAAGGCGACCTATGAAAGACTGGCGCCTGGCAAAGTCGTCGAAACGGTCGACTTGACCAGCATGAAGGCCTTGCAAGGATCACTGCACTGCCTGTCGATGAACATGCCCGAATTCGCCCCCTGGCCCAAGCTGGTGTATTCCTACGAATCGTTCCGAACGCAAGTCCCGCAGGAAATCATCGACGCAAAATAG
- a CDS encoding threonine/serine ThrE exporter family protein, whose product MRTPDQQSDHYAFLIEAAIMLHRYGTPSHRLERVMGKVAQSIGVCGEFLYTPTALVISLQPAVGKPLPTNDQLDEEVTVIRRVHSGPIDVDKLIRFDQLLGKVESGDATIEFARTELVRIDESRSLYGKPVYAAACSVACATVAVFFGGSGWEVFVAGMVGLLVTLIEFLHQRWKLEVGLLEPLAGVVAALTSLLISRYWFPIDDRLVTLAGLIVLIPGLRLTVALTELAVGHLSAGVARLAGAMVSLATLFVGVALVWRVADSMRPAIAHAEPLDTIWRWGALAIAPIAFSIVFRAGIKQWPIIASVSILGVITSWSMEPRFGIEVAAFSGALVVGCGSNLYARLLDLPALVPSTPGMLILVPGSLGYRSLSALLEQQVVEGVQYGFAMILIAISLVGGLLVSNTIIPPKRIL is encoded by the coding sequence ATGCGCACACCCGATCAGCAATCCGATCATTATGCTTTTCTCATCGAAGCCGCGATCATGCTGCATCGATACGGCACGCCTTCCCATCGACTCGAACGCGTGATGGGCAAGGTCGCCCAGTCGATCGGCGTCTGTGGCGAGTTTCTGTACACGCCGACGGCGCTCGTGATTTCACTGCAGCCGGCCGTTGGGAAACCATTGCCAACGAATGACCAACTGGATGAAGAAGTCACGGTGATTCGACGCGTCCATTCCGGCCCCATCGACGTTGACAAACTGATTCGCTTTGACCAACTGCTTGGGAAAGTCGAATCTGGCGATGCGACGATCGAATTTGCCCGAACGGAACTGGTTCGCATCGACGAGTCCCGCAGCTTGTACGGCAAACCGGTTTATGCGGCGGCCTGTTCGGTTGCGTGCGCGACGGTCGCAGTGTTCTTTGGCGGCTCTGGTTGGGAAGTGTTCGTGGCCGGCATGGTGGGTTTGCTCGTGACGCTCATCGAGTTTTTGCACCAGCGTTGGAAGCTCGAGGTCGGATTGCTGGAACCCCTGGCGGGTGTCGTCGCTGCTCTGACGTCTTTACTGATTTCTCGGTATTGGTTTCCGATCGATGACCGATTGGTGACCTTGGCTGGACTGATCGTGTTGATTCCAGGCTTGCGACTGACCGTCGCTCTGACCGAGTTGGCGGTGGGGCATCTTTCCGCAGGCGTCGCCAGACTCGCTGGTGCGATGGTTTCCCTGGCAACCTTGTTCGTCGGTGTGGCCTTGGTTTGGCGTGTGGCTGATTCCATGCGTCCGGCGATCGCCCACGCCGAGCCACTGGACACGATTTGGCGATGGGGCGCCTTGGCCATCGCGCCGATCGCCTTCTCCATTGTCTTCCGAGCCGGCATCAAACAATGGCCGATCATCGCTTCGGTTTCCATTCTGGGCGTCATCACCAGTTGGTCAATGGAGCCGCGATTCGGTATCGAAGTCGCAGCGTTCAGCGGGGCGCTGGTGGTCGGATGCGGCAGCAACTTGTATGCGAGATTGCTGGATCTGCCAGCTCTGGTTCCATCGACGCCGGGAATGTTGATCTTGGTTCCCGGCTCGCTCGGCTACCGTTCGCTTTCGGCGCTGCTGGAGCAGCAGGTGGTCGAAGGCGTACAGTACGGATTTGCCATGATCCTGATCGCGATCAGTTTGGTGGGCGGTCTGCTCGTGTCCAACACGATCATTCCGCCCAAGCGAATCCTCTAG
- a CDS encoding caspase family protein, whose translation MRNNHMRLIWTFAALFSVTVIGVSTARAQIAIAGGDSSGNEVEESAAPADLNSKPRLLIETGAFNSQIRAIAFSGDGQYVGASTDSDIRIWEVETGELYHTIRGFSKEDSGIITSLAVDPQNNYLAVAVLTEHGSYVRTCALDNLDVTAGYWGNPEVPGQLGNGVTVGKRSARHLTFSGDGKYLAFVSTYLTPGENGFGLGSSYMLFDWEKDEMLLSEPVTELEEGEGYDELFGTSTLPQAGFFFGSNRYYIQPFFGEAYDAVADESVSYDASPELQWYGRLEDRVEQYYQNVDGFVGHGHGDVQKRKFAVAYSAKKNGRDYYQCDIFSGENASPTASYKGLLWAPSDVKVSYDGQRVAVGDALGNVYVLDSATGKPIFRSKSIADSMYAASLDQSKGILAFGNRPNSGADWKFNDYAKLKDGFDLRNRRLIESPEGDFPRAKTTLYGVTTTRMRNDKGQFVNVVAAGQEDFATTPFVKPFFTYTLAKGNHDNEVMMFRGGSVSLVADAIKIGAINPRPGVPGRGNSVAAGSIEKSSVASDVNLTKDDRFVTAAWTDGSVCIYRKSDFETRTLGRTPYAAVPTGSGTEFSHYANWRVSEIYDQNAVGDLRVGDIISGINGSMPFAFAGQFMNMQDGNEPGDVLDLTILRGDQEVVIPVTLLGNGVPSGSYVQPVLTFFTTKRGDWILFTPEGYYDASLGGHDLIGWKVNRGPDETANFFSARQLRQTLYRPDVIDQVIEAILNGDPDGARPDLNKVVSDEPRLPNAIASPTLDLRNQESFQSILPPTVAIQGAPEDGQVAGDKIKLTIVATPQNNLPVKSVVLLVNGRPPTGVLPKPQQNDDGSMTLVHTIALPEGRTDITAIATNSAASSSPSVVSLTRQGGDTSDVIKPKMFVLAIGVADYLIDDYDLQFAAKDATAFAAAFKSQEGKFYREVETKILTDAGATRSAIQDGMDWLYRSVTQNDIAVVFISGHGEVDSRKNFYFCNHETDAERLRATALSYTEIERMVQEMPCKILLFADTCHSGSTRGAKSLRDPWADLVSSEVGAIMFASSTVQEESLERDEWGHGAFTYAFLEAMRKKETDQTGDGYISITELELSIAERVRELTDGQQHPTTQKPPTIRNFNLAVSGTE comes from the coding sequence ATGAGGAATAATCATATGCGTTTGATCTGGACCTTTGCCGCTTTGTTTTCGGTGACCGTCATTGGTGTTTCGACCGCTCGGGCGCAGATTGCGATCGCAGGGGGGGATTCCAGTGGAAACGAAGTCGAGGAGTCGGCGGCGCCTGCGGACTTGAATTCCAAGCCTCGATTGCTGATCGAGACGGGAGCGTTCAACAGTCAGATTCGGGCGATCGCGTTCAGCGGCGACGGTCAATACGTCGGTGCGAGCACCGATTCTGATATCCGAATTTGGGAAGTCGAAACGGGCGAGTTGTATCACACGATTCGCGGTTTTTCAAAGGAAGACTCGGGGATCATCACGTCGCTCGCGGTCGATCCGCAAAACAACTACCTTGCGGTCGCGGTTTTGACCGAACATGGATCGTACGTCAGAACCTGTGCTTTGGACAATCTGGATGTCACGGCCGGATATTGGGGCAATCCCGAGGTGCCCGGTCAACTCGGCAACGGCGTGACGGTCGGAAAACGCTCCGCGCGACACTTGACCTTCAGCGGCGACGGCAAGTACTTGGCGTTTGTTTCGACCTACCTTACTCCCGGAGAGAACGGGTTCGGGCTTGGCAGCTCTTACATGTTGTTTGATTGGGAAAAAGATGAGATGCTGCTGTCAGAACCCGTGACAGAGTTGGAGGAAGGGGAGGGTTACGACGAACTGTTCGGAACGTCCACTTTGCCGCAAGCCGGATTCTTTTTCGGCAGCAATCGCTACTACATCCAGCCTTTCTTTGGAGAAGCCTACGACGCTGTTGCCGACGAATCGGTTTCCTACGATGCGAGTCCTGAATTGCAATGGTACGGTCGCCTGGAGGATCGCGTAGAACAGTATTACCAAAATGTGGATGGATTCGTAGGGCATGGACATGGCGATGTGCAGAAACGCAAGTTCGCGGTCGCATACTCGGCGAAAAAGAATGGCCGTGACTACTACCAGTGCGACATCTTCAGCGGCGAGAACGCATCTCCGACCGCCAGCTACAAAGGTCTCTTGTGGGCACCGTCGGACGTCAAGGTTTCGTATGACGGCCAGCGAGTCGCGGTGGGTGACGCGTTGGGGAACGTGTACGTGTTGGATTCTGCGACCGGGAAACCGATCTTTCGATCCAAATCCATTGCCGATTCCATGTACGCCGCCTCTCTGGATCAAAGCAAAGGTATTCTGGCGTTTGGAAATCGTCCCAATTCGGGCGCGGACTGGAAATTCAATGACTACGCGAAACTCAAGGATGGATTTGATCTCCGCAACCGACGCTTGATCGAATCACCCGAGGGCGATTTCCCTCGTGCAAAGACGACTTTGTACGGCGTGACGACCACGCGAATGCGGAACGACAAGGGGCAGTTTGTCAACGTCGTTGCGGCAGGCCAAGAAGACTTTGCGACGACCCCATTCGTCAAACCATTCTTTACATACACCCTGGCGAAAGGCAATCACGACAATGAAGTCATGATGTTTCGTGGCGGTTCGGTGTCGCTGGTGGCCGACGCGATCAAGATCGGTGCCATCAATCCCCGACCAGGTGTTCCCGGCCGCGGAAATTCGGTTGCGGCGGGTAGCATCGAAAAATCGTCGGTCGCCTCCGACGTCAACCTGACGAAAGACGATCGATTCGTGACCGCGGCATGGACCGACGGATCGGTTTGCATCTATCGCAAGAGCGACTTTGAAACGCGAACGCTGGGCAGAACACCCTACGCTGCGGTGCCCACCGGTTCGGGAACGGAGTTCAGCCACTATGCCAATTGGCGCGTGTCAGAAATCTACGACCAAAACGCGGTCGGCGATCTGCGTGTCGGCGACATCATCAGTGGCATCAACGGCTCCATGCCCTTTGCCTTTGCCGGTCAGTTCATGAACATGCAAGACGGCAATGAGCCTGGTGACGTCCTGGATTTGACGATTCTTCGTGGAGACCAGGAAGTGGTGATCCCCGTGACATTGCTCGGCAACGGTGTCCCATCGGGGTCTTATGTACAACCCGTGTTGACGTTCTTTACCACCAAACGTGGTGACTGGATTCTCTTCACCCCAGAAGGCTACTACGACGCTTCATTGGGTGGGCACGACTTGATCGGCTGGAAGGTCAATCGAGGACCGGATGAGACCGCCAACTTTTTCAGCGCTCGACAACTTCGTCAGACGCTCTATCGCCCCGATGTGATCGACCAAGTCATCGAGGCGATCTTGAACGGAGATCCCGATGGCGCACGCCCTGATTTGAACAAAGTTGTTAGTGATGAGCCTCGGCTCCCCAATGCGATCGCATCGCCGACTCTCGACTTGCGAAATCAAGAAAGCTTTCAGAGCATTTTGCCACCGACCGTCGCCATCCAGGGAGCACCCGAGGACGGTCAAGTTGCTGGCGATAAGATCAAACTGACGATCGTCGCGACGCCGCAAAACAACTTGCCGGTCAAATCCGTGGTGCTGTTGGTCAACGGGCGGCCACCGACCGGCGTTTTGCCCAAGCCCCAGCAAAACGACGACGGCAGCATGACCCTCGTTCACACCATCGCGTTGCCAGAAGGACGCACGGATATCACAGCGATTGCCACCAACTCGGCCGCCAGCAGCTCTCCCAGCGTTGTCAGTTTGACCCGACAAGGCGGGGACACATCAGACGTCATCAAACCCAAGATGTTCGTACTGGCAATCGGCGTTGCTGACTACTTGATCGATGACTACGACCTGCAGTTTGCCGCCAAGGATGCAACTGCGTTTGCCGCCGCGTTCAAATCGCAGGAGGGGAAATTCTATCGTGAAGTCGAAACCAAGATTCTGACGGATGCAGGTGCCACGCGTTCGGCGATTCAGGACGGCATGGACTGGCTCTATCGGAGCGTCACGCAAAACGACATTGCGGTCGTGTTCATCAGTGGACATGGCGAAGTCGACTCGCGTAAGAACTTTTACTTCTGCAACCACGAGACCGATGCCGAACGCCTGAGGGCCACGGCGCTGTCTTACACCGAAATCGAACGCATGGTTCAAGAAATGCCGTGCAAGATCCTGTTGTTTGCCGACACCTGCCACAGCGGCTCGACTCGCGGCGCAAAATCGCTTCGTGACCCTTGGGCCGACCTGGTGTCCAGCGAAGTGGGCGCGATCATGTTTGCCAGCAGCACCGTCCAGGAAGAAAGCTTGGAGCGTGACGAGTGGGGGCACGGCGCTTTCACGTACGCGTTCTTGGAGGCGATGCGAAAGAAAGAGACCGACCAGACCGGTGATGGATACATCTCGATCACCGAACTGGAACTGAGCATCGCCGAACGCGTTCGCGAGTTGACCGATGGCCAACAACATCCGACGACCCAAAAGCCGCCGACGATTCGCAACTTTAATCTTGCGGTCAGTGGCACCGAGTAG
- a CDS encoding caspase family protein gives MIFAAVGGYSPKASAQLPQTAPRATDRVSVADDRCRFALLIGINQYPKLKASEQLRGCLNDVELMRQLLTVHSGFEDESIVTLTDAQATREGITRELDLLQQRVLQCNRSGKAAQVVLHYSGHGSQVLDQMSGPLRDEPNFYDQTLVPYDAEKVGGEKDIRDDQLHQWACDIAANPRNRLFVVLDCCHSGTGLRGLKRYRRLDRTLPSPQQDRFAPIARPAALPVGAAVISACRSDQLEPEYDADGEPYGLLTYWVCRIATQNATATTVQLDKLSDELKRQYKELAKLQTSPEPQLEMSGAIATSNVLFVRPASERRFAPIVIGSSGDVTVNAGILDSVRVGDRFPVLDSLETTSGAAVGEIEFTRVGVSQSRGLITWSGNQQPPTKNGFWCEIRPASASSDSLSIALTNSQGESPDEILRQLPELRHSQINYVGQSSQTQHSIHLDDRQMVISRVISHASAEDGSSTSHVIARDGTFASKAQELVQRLVATEQFASMLLSENRTSQESEPLQVELVVGGIVDGQYKFSPVTPAADGLPTLKTGDVYALQISDPRARSRLLYASVIHIDPAFEMAVMCPTEFTATDPDQQRISMPDGLLTRSFVCNGDSLLPRNHPDFKAPQDGVHRALIIVSDQPPNLSQLFRVTQRASGTKTLGSKSISKPKDPWWTAKLISWKSE, from the coding sequence ATGATCTTCGCGGCGGTGGGCGGATATTCTCCGAAGGCGTCTGCCCAGCTCCCACAAACCGCCCCACGAGCAACTGACCGCGTCTCCGTCGCTGATGATCGATGCCGCTTTGCTTTGCTGATCGGAATCAATCAGTACCCCAAGCTCAAGGCATCCGAGCAGCTACGTGGATGTCTCAACGACGTGGAGCTGATGCGTCAACTGCTGACGGTGCACTCGGGGTTTGAGGACGAATCCATTGTCACGCTGACCGACGCACAGGCGACGCGTGAGGGCATCACGCGGGAGCTTGACTTGTTGCAGCAGCGGGTGCTGCAATGCAATCGCTCGGGCAAAGCCGCCCAGGTGGTGCTGCATTACAGTGGACACGGCTCACAAGTTCTCGACCAAATGTCGGGGCCGCTGCGTGACGAGCCGAATTTCTACGACCAAACCCTCGTGCCGTACGATGCCGAAAAGGTCGGCGGTGAGAAGGACATTCGTGACGATCAGTTGCATCAATGGGCGTGTGACATCGCTGCGAATCCAAGAAATCGTTTGTTCGTGGTGCTGGATTGCTGCCACAGCGGCACCGGCTTGCGGGGCCTGAAACGATATCGCCGACTGGATCGAACGCTGCCGTCACCCCAGCAGGATCGGTTCGCTCCGATCGCCCGCCCCGCTGCGTTGCCAGTCGGCGCGGCGGTGATTTCGGCATGTCGTTCGGATCAGTTGGAGCCCGAGTACGACGCTGATGGTGAACCGTACGGACTGTTGACTTACTGGGTGTGCCGAATCGCCACGCAAAATGCAACGGCAACAACCGTGCAGCTCGACAAACTCTCCGATGAATTGAAACGACAATACAAAGAACTGGCAAAGCTGCAGACCAGCCCTGAGCCGCAATTGGAGATGTCGGGAGCGATAGCGACGTCCAATGTTTTGTTCGTGCGTCCTGCTTCCGAACGACGATTCGCCCCGATCGTGATCGGCTCCAGCGGCGACGTCACCGTCAACGCGGGCATTCTGGACTCGGTCCGCGTCGGGGACCGATTTCCTGTATTGGATTCTTTGGAAACGACCAGCGGTGCAGCGGTTGGTGAAATCGAGTTCACTCGTGTCGGCGTGTCGCAGTCTCGCGGATTGATCACATGGTCAGGCAATCAACAGCCGCCGACAAAGAACGGTTTTTGGTGTGAGATCAGACCGGCCAGTGCATCCAGCGATTCGCTTTCCATTGCTTTGACTAACTCCCAGGGCGAGTCGCCCGATGAGATCTTGCGTCAGCTCCCCGAGCTTCGTCATTCTCAGATCAACTACGTCGGTCAGTCTTCGCAAACGCAGCATTCAATCCATCTTGATGACCGGCAAATGGTGATCAGTCGGGTGATCAGTCATGCGAGTGCGGAGGATGGTTCGTCCACAAGTCATGTGATCGCGAGAGACGGGACGTTTGCGAGCAAGGCACAGGAGCTGGTCCAGAGACTGGTGGCGACCGAGCAGTTTGCCTCGATGCTTCTCAGCGAAAATCGAACGAGTCAAGAAAGCGAACCATTGCAGGTCGAGTTGGTCGTTGGGGGGATCGTGGACGGACAATACAAGTTCTCGCCTGTTACACCAGCGGCCGACGGGTTGCCTACTCTGAAAACAGGAGACGTCTACGCGTTGCAGATCAGCGATCCCCGCGCGCGATCACGCTTGCTCTACGCCAGCGTGATCCACATCGATCCTGCGTTCGAAATGGCCGTGATGTGTCCGACGGAATTCACGGCGACGGATCCGGATCAGCAGCGGATCTCGATGCCAGACGGGTTGCTGACGCGATCATTTGTTTGCAATGGAGACAGTCTGTTGCCCCGGAATCACCCAGATTTCAAGGCACCGCAAGACGGCGTCCACCGCGCACTGATAATCGTTTCCGACCAACCGCCTAACCTTTCGCAATTGTTTCGGGTGACCCAGCGGGCGAGCGGAACAAAAACGCTTGGCAGCAAATCGATCAGCAAACCTAAAGATCCATGGTGGACGGCGAAGTTGATAAGCTGGAAAAGCGAGTAG
- a CDS encoding winged helix-turn-helix domain-containing protein, which translates to MSTNKILIVEDYLPLAESLEYQVKRAGYEVYRASDGKEALEMARLYLPDVILLDIDLPLLSGIEVCKQLRANPKTRDILILMLTAMGEESDQVVGFAVGADDYVVKPVESYKVLLQRIKALLRRREPVVDDSDSFSHRDVTVDRRRFVVSIGGDQLKLTKSEFRLLETLIRQPGRAFGRSELVDAALGEDTIVLDRTIDVHVRALRKKMGDAADLIETVRGVGYRFKE; encoded by the coding sequence ATGTCCACCAACAAGATCTTGATTGTTGAAGACTACTTGCCCCTTGCAGAGTCACTTGAGTACCAAGTCAAACGAGCGGGGTACGAGGTCTATCGCGCTTCCGATGGCAAGGAAGCGTTGGAGATGGCTCGCCTCTACTTGCCCGACGTGATCTTGCTCGATATCGACTTGCCACTGCTCAGCGGTATCGAGGTTTGCAAACAGTTGCGTGCCAATCCCAAGACCCGTGACATTCTGATTTTGATGCTGACCGCGATGGGCGAGGAATCTGACCAAGTGGTCGGATTTGCGGTCGGCGCCGACGACTACGTGGTCAAACCCGTTGAGAGCTACAAGGTGCTCCTGCAACGGATCAAGGCTCTACTGCGTCGTCGGGAACCGGTCGTGGACGATAGCGATTCGTTCAGCCATCGAGACGTCACCGTGGACCGACGACGGTTTGTTGTTTCGATTGGCGGTGATCAGTTGAAACTGACCAAGAGCGAGTTTCGATTGCTAGAGACTTTGATCCGCCAACCGGGACGGGCATTCGGGCGCAGCGAGCTCGTGGACGCTGCGTTGGGAGAAGACACGATCGTCCTGGATCGAACGATCGACGTTCACGTTCGTGCGCTTCGCAAGAAAATGGGCGACGCCGCCGATTTGATCGAAACGGTTCGCGGAGTGGGATATCGTTTCAAGGAATAA
- a CDS encoding phosphoribosylaminoimidazolesuccinocarboxamide synthase — protein MPDLYTLDESGALLATHLPLPRRSGKVRDVYDLGQHLLIVSTDRISAFDYILPSGIPGKGELLTSMSRFWFETLDVRHHLISTDVPQTLGQQFDVTPLAGRVMVVEKAEVVPFECVVRGYLEGSGLREYNETGEICGNKLPAGLTQCDRLPKPIFTPATKAVEGHDENVTIGRMIADLGSELALQLREQSIGIYNAASDIAAERGILIADTKFEFGMVDGELVLVDEVLTPDSSRFWDSKTYQPGHAQPSFDKQFVREWLSQCGWDKQSDPPKLPEDIVRQTAEKYHEAYRRLTQS, from the coding sequence ATGCCCGACCTCTACACCCTGGATGAATCGGGTGCATTGCTGGCCACCCATCTGCCGCTGCCCAGGCGGAGCGGGAAAGTTCGGGATGTGTACGATCTGGGCCAACATCTGCTGATCGTCAGCACGGATCGGATCAGTGCGTTCGACTACATTTTACCGAGCGGAATACCCGGAAAAGGTGAATTACTGACGTCGATGAGCCGCTTTTGGTTCGAAACGCTCGACGTCCGACATCACTTGATTTCCACCGATGTCCCCCAAACACTGGGTCAGCAATTCGACGTGACGCCGCTGGCGGGCCGCGTGATGGTTGTGGAGAAAGCAGAGGTGGTCCCCTTTGAATGCGTGGTTCGCGGTTATCTCGAGGGCAGCGGCCTGCGGGAATACAACGAAACGGGCGAAATTTGTGGGAACAAGTTGCCTGCCGGACTGACACAATGCGATCGATTGCCCAAGCCGATCTTTACGCCGGCAACTAAAGCGGTCGAGGGGCATGATGAGAACGTGACAATCGGACGCATGATCGCCGACTTGGGCAGCGAGCTCGCTCTGCAACTGAGGGAACAAAGCATCGGGATCTACAACGCGGCGTCTGACATCGCGGCGGAACGTGGCATCTTGATCGCGGACACCAAATTCGAATTCGGCATGGTCGACGGTGAACTCGTGCTGGTCGACGAAGTCTTGACTCCGGACAGCTCTCGATTTTGGGACAGCAAGACTTATCAACCCGGTCACGCCCAACCGTCGTTTGACAAGCAGTTCGTCCGCGAATGGCTTTCTCAATGCGGATGGGACAAACAAAGTGATCCGCCGAAGTTGCCCGAGGACATCGTTCGTCAAACGGCAGAAAAGTATCACGAGGCGTATCGACGATTGACGCAAAGTTAG
- a CDS encoding DMT family transporter, with protein MPYHLLMPLMASILFVLGLLLLKRATTAGISPWTVTFVANQWAGLIFSALWFLGGNTPTLQQLWQPAVIALLYIGGQVGTFVAITHGDVSIAAPMFGVKVIMVAVLLTIIGGVSLPLAIWIAAGLATAGIALVQWTGTGLGKNRLLGFTIAAAMAASTCFSFFDVLVQRWSPEFGVGRLVPIMFWFVAVFSIGFAPWIQRQKLRDPQLRKAVLGGGLLIAMQAFCIVFTISNFGDAAAVNVVYSMRGIWGVSLAWLIARRFGGAEADLGRSKMLTRLAGATLITIAVVLAVLSR; from the coding sequence GTGCCATATCATCTGCTGATGCCGCTGATGGCGAGCATCTTGTTTGTCCTCGGTCTGCTGCTGCTAAAACGTGCCACCACGGCCGGTATCAGTCCGTGGACCGTTACCTTCGTTGCCAATCAGTGGGCCGGTTTGATCTTCTCAGCCCTTTGGTTTCTAGGCGGCAACACTCCCACACTGCAGCAGCTTTGGCAGCCGGCTGTGATCGCGTTGCTGTACATCGGCGGCCAAGTAGGAACGTTTGTGGCGATCACGCACGGTGACGTCTCGATCGCGGCACCCATGTTCGGCGTCAAAGTCATCATGGTGGCGGTACTGTTGACCATCATCGGCGGCGTCTCTTTGCCGCTGGCGATTTGGATCGCCGCCGGACTGGCGACCGCCGGAATCGCTTTGGTCCAATGGACGGGAACCGGACTTGGCAAGAATCGGCTGCTCGGATTCACGATTGCTGCGGCGATGGCCGCCAGCACCTGCTTTTCATTCTTTGACGTGCTCGTGCAGCGATGGTCTCCCGAATTCGGCGTGGGACGACTGGTCCCCATCATGTTTTGGTTTGTCGCCGTGTTTTCCATCGGCTTTGCTCCCTGGATCCAGCGACAGAAACTTCGTGATCCTCAGCTACGAAAAGCCGTCTTGGGTGGCGGTCTGCTGATCGCGATGCAAGCCTTCTGCATTGTGTTCACGATCTCGAACTTCGGCGACGCCGCAGCGGTCAACGTCGTTTATTCGATGAGAGGAATCTGGGGCGTATCGTTGGCTTGGCTGATCGCGCGTCGGTTTGGAGGCGCCGAAGCCGACTTGGGACGCAGCAAGATGCTGACCAGACTCGCCGGCGCGACACTGATCACGATCGCCGTCGTACTGGCCGTACTGAGTCGCTAA